From a region of the Candidatus Methanoplasma cognatum genome:
- a CDS encoding TrkH family potassium uptake protein: MARWESSSVKMLGGVEVALGVTLLIPLIIALLYGEDAAIFVYPIPILLVFGVFQYTFFKSGDALRPASGMMMMSVAWAIAFLVSSVPFYLYGFSFIDSLFEGVSGFTTTGASVMADADLPHSILFWRSFTQWAGGLAVVLIFLFLIPMMGIGGKAFVNSEFAGSDTYNFSMRIKSAARNFVSIYVLLSIVEIVLLMVSGAEHFEAVTMTFSTISTGGFMSAGQSMADYSFAAQVIVLAFMFLGGTNFYLHYRALNKREFSAYRKSQEFIWTVVWFLTATVIILAMVLIAAEDLFAVNVGAAAWETLFTVVSMGTTTGYAVADPSVWPLAAYVVMWMVMLFGSMSGSTSGGIKIYRLLILRSYIANGVYKMFHPRSVRDVRMDGHSVGGDTVVSAMVVIMMFILAVITSMIFLLVSEPGISISESIGLSISAISNTGINTGDIALQELNGASKIFLSFMMWVGRLEVVMALLLFTRTLWRDLLSDMRAGLHNMKGKKN; this comes from the coding sequence ATGGCCAGATGGGAAAGCAGCTCCGTCAAGATGCTCGGCGGCGTCGAGGTCGCGCTTGGCGTCACCCTGCTCATACCTCTGATCATAGCTTTGCTGTACGGAGAGGATGCGGCAATATTCGTTTACCCGATCCCGATACTTCTGGTGTTCGGCGTGTTTCAATACACATTCTTCAAAAGCGGGGACGCGCTGAGGCCGGCCAGCGGCATGATGATGATGTCCGTCGCGTGGGCGATAGCCTTCCTTGTGAGCTCCGTACCGTTCTATCTCTACGGCTTCTCTTTCATCGATTCTCTTTTCGAAGGCGTCAGCGGGTTCACGACCACAGGCGCCTCCGTCATGGCGGATGCCGACCTCCCGCACAGTATACTCTTCTGGAGATCGTTCACGCAATGGGCGGGGGGCCTGGCGGTGGTCCTGATATTCCTGTTCCTGATACCGATGATGGGCATAGGGGGCAAGGCTTTCGTGAACAGCGAGTTCGCCGGCTCTGATACGTACAACTTCTCCATGAGGATAAAGAGCGCGGCCAGGAATTTTGTTTCGATATATGTCCTCCTTTCGATCGTAGAGATCGTACTGCTTATGGTCAGCGGAGCGGAACACTTTGAAGCGGTCACGATGACATTCTCCACCATATCTACAGGAGGCTTCATGTCTGCGGGGCAAAGCATGGCCGATTATTCCTTCGCAGCACAGGTGATCGTGCTGGCTTTCATGTTCCTGGGCGGAACGAATTTCTACCTGCACTACCGCGCCCTGAACAAGAGGGAATTCTCCGCATACAGAAAGAGCCAGGAGTTCATTTGGACCGTTGTGTGGTTCCTCACCGCGACGGTGATAATATTAGCGATGGTCCTGATAGCGGCGGAAGACTTATTCGCGGTGAACGTCGGAGCCGCCGCCTGGGAAACTCTTTTCACTGTGGTGTCGATGGGAACAACGACCGGGTACGCTGTCGCCGACCCCTCGGTCTGGCCTCTTGCCGCTTATGTTGTGATGTGGATGGTAATGCTTTTCGGATCGATGTCCGGCTCGACATCCGGCGGGATCAAGATCTACAGGCTGCTGATACTCAGGTCGTACATCGCGAACGGTGTGTACAAGATGTTCCACCCCCGTTCTGTCAGGGATGTCAGGATGGACGGCCATTCCGTGGGCGGGGATACGGTGGTGTCGGCTATGGTCGTCATAATGATGTTCATCCTGGCGGTCATAACCTCGATGATATTCCTGCTGGTATCCGAACCCGGGATAAGCATATCCGAATCGATAGGGCTGTCCATCTCGGCGATAAGCAACACAGGCATAAACACTGGCGACATCGCGCTGCAGGAACTGAACGGCGCGTCGAAGATATTCCTCTCATTCATGATGTGGGTCGGACGCCTGGAGGTCGTTATGGCCCTGCTGCTGTTCACAAGAACGCTCTGGAGGGACCTGCTGTCCGACATGAGGGCCGGCCTGCATAATATGAAGGGCAAAAAGAACTGA
- the xseB gene encoding exodeoxyribonuclease VII small subunit, whose protein sequence is MMDAEEMTFEESLKTLEQLVNELENGNLDLDKALEIYERAVVLRERCKRFLDECDRKVQKMIETAEGAKKEDFVIE, encoded by the coding sequence ATGATGGATGCGGAGGAAATGACATTCGAAGAGAGCCTTAAGACCCTCGAACAGCTCGTGAACGAGCTGGAGAACGGGAACCTGGATCTCGATAAGGCGTTGGAGATATACGAAAGAGCGGTAGTGTTAAGAGAACGCTGCAAGAGGTTTTTGGACGAATGCGACCGGAAGGTCCAGAAGATGATAGAGACGGCCGAAGGCGCCAAGAAAGAGGACTTTGTCATTGAGTGA
- a CDS encoding ATP-binding protein, whose protein sequence is MMLKGFSIYGLFGEFDYNINLSGGHITFVHSLNGYGKSTVMKLISDILKGNIDDVKSVNFKRMDLKFDDGSALIVENTGESPLIQMQKNDIEEEIPAEDLRNVMNVLYIPPDRSVVPSDDCLIPALEAHVRSLADKLKNAKANDKLVSVPKQGRKEYSDAELEFRSKDLKAKLDFIKRAGIEPDMPAGYRFPPTRFEIMGYREDYLDLLFSVEEYVGRYYELSESAIVYVDIVNDLLIKKNVYINDSNILSIRMDNGAALPLDKLSSGEKQILIMFYLLLFAAEHGSLVIMDEPEISLHVAWQQSLGKTFSDIARLRDMHIIVATHSPQVIHDNWDLSVELKVENDR, encoded by the coding sequence ATGATGCTCAAAGGATTCTCTATATACGGCTTGTTCGGAGAGTTTGATTATAACATAAACCTCAGCGGCGGCCATATAACGTTCGTGCACTCACTGAACGGTTACGGAAAATCAACGGTCATGAAACTCATCTCCGACATACTGAAGGGGAATATCGACGACGTAAAAAGCGTTAACTTCAAGAGAATGGACCTGAAATTCGACGACGGCTCCGCGCTCATCGTGGAGAACACGGGCGAATCCCCTCTGATACAGATGCAGAAGAACGATATCGAAGAAGAGATCCCCGCCGAGGATCTGAGAAATGTGATGAACGTTCTTTACATACCTCCTGACAGGTCCGTTGTGCCTTCGGATGACTGCCTCATACCCGCGCTCGAAGCGCACGTAAGAAGCCTGGCCGACAAACTTAAGAATGCCAAAGCGAACGATAAACTTGTGAGCGTGCCAAAGCAGGGCAGGAAAGAATATTCTGACGCGGAACTGGAATTCCGGAGCAAGGATCTGAAGGCGAAACTTGATTTCATAAAACGCGCGGGCATCGAGCCTGATATGCCTGCGGGATACAGGTTCCCTCCGACGAGGTTCGAGATCATGGGATACCGCGAAGATTATCTGGACCTTCTGTTCTCTGTGGAAGAATACGTCGGCAGATACTATGAACTTTCGGAATCGGCGATCGTTTACGTTGATATTGTGAACGATCTCCTGATAAAGAAGAATGTCTACATCAACGACAGCAACATCCTCAGCATCAGAATGGATAACGGCGCGGCCCTCCCTCTTGACAAACTCTCCTCCGGAGAGAAGCAGATACTGATAATGTTCTATCTCCTTCTGTTTGCAGCCGAGCACGGGTCGCTCGTAATAATGGACGAACCAGAGATATCCCTGCACGTGGCGTGGCAGCAGAGCCTGGGAAAGACATTCTCAGACATTGCCAGACTGCGCGATATGCATATCATAGTCGCGACCCACTCACCTCAGGTGATACATGACAACTGGGATCTGTCTGTTGAGCTTAAGGTGGAAAATGATAGATGA
- a CDS encoding tetratricopeptide repeat protein, with translation MDKDKVLKEIQSNIRAGNARLVSEQVMELANCFSDDPFTLLTCSSLLKVIEDEKGARNIAAIIPDKVKERDGLEAAKGLLGIGFPAEAEKILSGIEENAEVIRERMRALYEMQRYSESSALYGKLTDPTLDDSVVMIGAVSANKEHDLAVGLAKDLLAEAPYDLNVQKCCCAALMAAGRSKEAERLVKDNLKKDKSSPDANALASYFMWIMGRTASAAAFASKAVKDDPDNTMAMEIFAYCLIEKGKVQEAKIVAGAINEKEPGNPAVVRILDMCRTSD, from the coding sequence ATGGACAAAGATAAGGTATTGAAGGAGATACAATCCAACATAAGGGCAGGGAACGCACGTCTGGTGTCTGAGCAGGTCATGGAGCTGGCGAACTGTTTCTCGGATGACCCCTTCACACTGCTGACATGTTCGTCGCTTCTGAAGGTCATAGAGGACGAAAAGGGCGCGAGGAATATCGCGGCGATCATCCCCGACAAGGTGAAGGAAAGGGATGGATTGGAGGCCGCAAAAGGCCTCCTTGGAATAGGATTCCCCGCAGAGGCGGAGAAGATACTTTCCGGCATCGAAGAAAACGCCGAAGTTATCAGAGAAAGGATGCGCGCACTTTATGAAATGCAGAGATATTCGGAATCCTCGGCGCTCTATGGGAAACTGACAGACCCGACATTAGACGATTCGGTCGTGATGATCGGAGCGGTATCCGCAAACAAAGAGCACGACCTCGCCGTGGGATTGGCAAAAGACCTTCTAGCGGAAGCGCCCTACGATCTGAACGTACAGAAGTGCTGCTGCGCGGCGCTGATGGCGGCGGGGAGGTCCAAAGAGGCGGAGAGGCTCGTCAAAGATAACCTGAAGAAGGACAAGTCATCCCCGGATGCCAATGCTCTCGCGTCCTATTTCATGTGGATAATGGGACGGACGGCAAGCGCCGCCGCATTCGCGTCCAAGGCCGTCAAGGACGATCCGGACAACACGATGGCGATGGAGATATTCGCTTACTGTCTGATAGAGAAGGGGAAGGTACAGGAAGCAAAGATCGTCGCAGGCGCGATCAATGAGAAAGAGCCGGGCAATCCCGCTGTCGTCAGAATACTCGATATGTGCAGGACTTCGGACTGA
- the xseA gene encoding exodeoxyribonuclease VII large subunit — protein MAETITVTQLNTRVRAILSESSAVNDVWVTGELSNLKKYPSGHYYFTLKDSTSEIRGVMFKQSRARIDFEPQDNMKVTAFGRVDLYVKNGAYQFIVEMMRRSGVGDLYLAYEALKKKLEEEGLFDPSRKRPLPLYPKVIGVVTSPAGAVIHDIVTTSGRLFPADILLYPAQVQGEGAAESIAKGIEALNREGVDVIIVGRGGGSIEDLWAFNEEIVARAIAASEAPIISAVGHETDFTIADLVADVRAPTPTGAAELALRDRKEVNKHLDTDMIRINRSLSGILERMHYRFKILDSKLAPKRAEQRISMYSMRLDELDARMNSALKDKAGVMRRRFIKLDSSMDLHVRRMVENDRKDLQRYSERLESINPMKVLDRGYALVTDEGGRALTSSKQMRAGANINVTMKDGKAEAEVKKVEMR, from the coding sequence ATGGCGGAAACGATAACGGTGACCCAACTCAATACAAGAGTGAGGGCCATCCTGTCGGAGTCTTCCGCCGTCAATGACGTTTGGGTCACGGGGGAGCTGTCCAACCTAAAGAAGTATCCTTCCGGGCATTATTATTTCACACTGAAGGACAGCACCAGCGAGATCCGGGGCGTGATGTTCAAACAGTCCAGGGCAAGGATCGACTTCGAACCCCAGGACAACATGAAAGTGACCGCATTCGGAAGAGTGGACCTGTATGTGAAAAACGGGGCATACCAATTCATAGTAGAGATGATGAGACGGTCCGGCGTGGGAGACCTTTACCTCGCCTACGAAGCGTTGAAGAAGAAGCTCGAAGAGGAAGGATTGTTTGACCCATCGAGGAAGAGGCCCCTCCCCCTGTATCCGAAAGTTATCGGCGTGGTCACATCCCCCGCCGGCGCAGTGATACATGACATAGTCACAACTTCCGGGCGGCTCTTCCCCGCCGATATTCTCCTGTATCCGGCGCAGGTGCAGGGGGAAGGCGCGGCAGAGTCGATAGCGAAGGGGATAGAGGCCCTGAACAGAGAGGGGGTGGACGTGATCATTGTGGGAAGAGGAGGAGGGTCGATAGAGGACCTGTGGGCTTTCAATGAGGAGATCGTCGCAAGGGCCATCGCCGCATCCGAAGCGCCGATAATATCCGCCGTAGGCCACGAGACAGATTTTACCATCGCCGATCTCGTGGCCGATGTCAGGGCCCCCACCCCCACGGGGGCCGCGGAACTTGCGTTAAGGGACCGCAAAGAAGTGAACAAACACCTGGACACAGATATGATAAGGATCAACAGATCCCTGTCGGGGATACTGGAAAGGATGCATTACAGGTTCAAGATACTGGATTCTAAGCTCGCCCCGAAGCGCGCGGAGCAAAGGATATCTATGTACTCAATGAGGCTGGACGAACTTGATGCGCGGATGAATTCCGCGCTTAAGGATAAGGCGGGCGTCATGCGCAGAAGGTTCATCAAGCTGGATTCGAGCATGGACCTGCACGTCCGGAGGATGGTCGAGAACGACAGGAAGGACCTTCAAAGATATTCGGAAAGGCTGGAAAGCATAAACCCGATGAAGGTATTGGACAGAGGCTATGCACTGGTCACGGACGAGGGGGGCAGGGCGCTTACCTCTTCCAAACAGATGCGGGCCGGAGCAAACATAAACGTGACGATGAAAGACGGAAAGGCGGAGGCCGAGGTCAAGAAAGTGGAGATGAGATGA
- a CDS encoding DUF4435 domain-containing protein, producing the protein MIDDLTCADIANSISMLRSSHKGPIMVVEGITDSRLFGKFIDKDEVKIITAYSKDNVRKSVGEVWGARGDKRVIGILDADLDRLCRKTYNPPIFVTDKRDMETMILSTGALDDVLTEYADPELLNSFEENYGKAEDVLARSSYPIGLFMFISARERLGLSFKNMDYSSFINKKTLSIDIRKMIEDVFSQSVNICIGKKEIADMIAEEEEVLDDPWIAVRGHDVVSVLALALSETFGSYNSKDIKYGQVSGSLRLAFGFGYFKETDLYKDTMKWSQRHNYILWITQ; encoded by the coding sequence ATGATAGATGACCTTACATGCGCGGACATAGCAAACAGCATCTCCATGCTGAGATCCTCTCATAAAGGGCCCATAATGGTGGTAGAGGGCATAACCGACAGCAGGCTGTTCGGCAAATTCATAGACAAAGACGAAGTGAAGATCATCACCGCCTACTCCAAAGATAACGTAAGGAAATCTGTCGGGGAGGTCTGGGGGGCGAGAGGCGATAAACGGGTCATAGGGATACTTGATGCGGATCTTGACAGACTGTGCAGAAAAACATACAATCCGCCTATATTTGTCACCGACAAAAGGGATATGGAAACAATGATCCTGAGCACAGGAGCGCTGGATGATGTGCTCACTGAGTATGCCGATCCCGAGCTCCTTAATAGCTTTGAAGAGAACTACGGGAAAGCGGAGGATGTTCTGGCAAGGTCGTCCTACCCGATAGGGCTGTTCATGTTCATATCCGCGAGGGAAAGGCTGGGGCTTTCTTTCAAGAATATGGATTACTCATCGTTCATCAACAAGAAGACGCTTTCCATCGACATAAGGAAAATGATCGAGGACGTGTTCTCCCAATCGGTGAACATCTGCATCGGAAAGAAAGAGATCGCCGATATGATCGCAGAAGAGGAAGAGGTGCTTGACGACCCGTGGATCGCCGTGAGGGGGCATGACGTGGTCTCCGTGCTGGCGCTGGCGCTGTCGGAGACGTTCGGTTCCTATAACAGCAAAGATATAAAATACGGCCAGGTGAGCGGTTCGCTGAGGCTGGCGTTCGGTTTCGGCTATTTCAAAGAGACGGACCTGTACAAAGATACGATGAAATGGTCCCAGAGACACAATTACATCCTGTGGATCACTCAATGA